AGCCGGTCCTCGGCCTCGTCGACGGTGCCCTCGTAGGCGCCGGTGGAGAGGTACTTCCAGCCGCCGTCGCACACGATGAACACGATGTCGGCACGCTCGCCGGCCTGCACCGCCTTGGCGGCCTGGCCGAGCGCGGCGTGCAGGATCGCGCCGGTCGAGACACCGGCGAAGATGCCCTCGAGCTCGAGCAGCTCGCGCACCCGGCGTACGGCGTCACGCGGGCCGACCGAGAAGCGCGAGTCGATCAGGTCGGCGTCGTAGAGCTCGGGCACGAAGCCCTCGTCGAGGTTGCGCAGCCCGTAGACGAGCTCGCCGTAGCGGGGCTCGGCGGCGACGATGCGCACCTCGGGCTTGGCGCGGCGGAAGAAGCGCGAGACGCCCATCAGGGTGCCGGTGGTGCCGAGGCCGGCGACGAAGTGGGTGATCGAGGGCAGGTCGGCGAGCACCTCGGGGCCGGTGCCGCGCTCGTGGGAGAGCGCGTTGGCGGCGTTGCCGTACTGGTAGAGCATCACCCAGTCGGGGTGCTCGGCGGCGACCCGCTTCGCCACGCGGACCGCCTCGTTGGAGCCGCCGGCCGCGGGCGAGGAGATGATCTCGGCGCCCCACATCTGCAGCAGCTGACGGCGCTCGACCGAGGTGTTCTCGGGCATCACGCAGACGATCCGGTAGCCCTTGAGCTTGGCCGCCATCGCCAGCGAGATGCCGGTGTTGCCCGAGGTGGGCTCGAGGATCGTGCACCCGGGACGCAGCGTGCCGTCCTTCTCCGCCTCCTCGATCATCATCAGCGCCGGGCGGTCCTTGATCGAGCCGGTCGGGTTGCGGTCCTCGAGCTTGGCCCACAGGCGTACGTCGGGGCTCGGCGAGAGCCGCGGCATCCCCACGAGCGGGGTGTTGCCGACGGACGCGAGGAGGTTGTCGTAGCGCACGGCTCCAGTGTGACAGTCGCCGCGAACCTCGCCGTGATCGTCAGACGTGCCCGGACAGCTGGGCCATCCGGGTCTCGAGGGCGTCGAGGTAGGCGTCGCGCTGGGCCGTCGAGACGGCGTCGCCGTCGAGGTGGCTGCACGCCGGCAGCACGTCGATCGAGAGCTTGGCCGCACCGGCCAGCGCGCGCAGCTCGTCGAGGCGGTCGCCGAACGGCGTACCGCTGCCCGGTGAGTAGGAGCGCACCACCTCGTCGACGTCGTCGGCGAACAGGTCGACCTTGGTCACCACCACGACCAGCCAGGTCGGGTGCGGA
The Nocardioides plantarum genome window above contains:
- a CDS encoding PLP-dependent cysteine synthase family protein; protein product: MRYDNLLASVGNTPLVGMPRLSPSPDVRLWAKLEDRNPTGSIKDRPALMMIEEAEKDGTLRPGCTILEPTSGNTGISLAMAAKLKGYRIVCVMPENTSVERRQLLQMWGAEIISSPAAGGSNEAVRVAKRVAAEHPDWVMLYQYGNAANALSHERGTGPEVLADLPSITHFVAGLGTTGTLMGVSRFFRRAKPEVRIVAAEPRYGELVYGLRNLDEGFVPELYDADLIDSRFSVGPRDAVRRVRELLELEGIFAGVSTGAILHAALGQAAKAVQAGERADIVFIVCDGGWKYLSTGAYEGTVDEAEDRLEGQLWA